The region CTGGTCGGCCGCCGGCGTCGTCGGCGAACTGGCCTTCGAAGGCCCCAACCGCGTCGCCCCGTACAACCTCTTTTCGAGCGGCACGCCGAACCTCGTCGGCAATGCGTTTACCGTCTCCAGCGGCGGCAACCCCGAACCGTCCGGCAACAGCGCCGTCGCCGGCACCGCCACCGTCGGCGGATCGGGCGTGTTCGGCGGCATCCTGGTCAACCCCAAGGACTACGCCTCCTACGGCACGACCAACGGCCCACTGAACCCGACCCTCGTACTTCCCGACTACTCGGTCGGTTTCCTCGCCACGATGGGCTACTGGTGGGTGAGCTTGCCCGGGCCCGCGAACGTCGGCGACCTGGTGACCTACGACCCGCTCACCGGCAACCTGAACAGCATCACCCCGACCACGAGCTTCACCGGCACGATCAGCACGACCACCCTCACGGTGTCCGCCGTGTCCGCCGGCCAACTCGCCGTCGGCCAGATCATCTCCGGTTCCGGTGTCACCCCGGGCACCCGGATCACGGCCCTGGGAACGGGCACGGGTTACACCGGCACGTACACGATCAGCGTCAGCCAGACCGTGAGCTCGGCCACCGCCATGACCGCAGCCAACCAGCCGGCCCCGGCGTTCGCCGCGTCCGCCGCCTACATCACCACCTCGACCGGCGTGGACACCTTGCACATCGCCACCCTCACCTCCGGCGAGGTTCTCCTCGGCCAGCAGGTGTTCGGCACCGGCGTGGCACCCAACACGGTCATCACCGCGTTCGGCAGTGGCACCGGCGGCACCGGCACCTACACGCTCAACACCAGCGGCCAGACGGTCGCCAGTTCGGGCAGCCCCGAGGCCATGACCGGCCCGTCCAACCTGTTCGTGCCGAACTGCGTGGTCGACCGGTTCACGACCAACACCACCGGCGGCCTCGCGGTCATCAAGCTGACGAACTAAATCACATCCAACACATAAGGAGACTCTTCATGGAAACCATTACTCACTCCGCGTTGGATGGCCACAGCGTCCGACCCCTCGTGTTCAAGAACGTCGAGGACTACGACGACCTGCACCGCATCGGCCTCGGCGGGTTCGACGAGATCATGTCCGGCGGCCTGGCCGACCGGTTCGCGGCGGACTCGATCCAGACCGGCGTGACGACCGCGTCGATCCCCGTCCAACTCCAGTTCCTCCAGCAGTTCCTGCCCGGCTTCGTGTACGTCATGACCGCCGCCCGCAAGATCGACGAGCTGATCGGCATCAACACCGCCGGCAACTGGGAGGACGAAGAGGTCGTCCAGGGCGTCATCGAAAACACCGGGACCGCGGTGCCGTACGGCGACGAGACCAACGTCCCGCTGGCCAGCTGGAACGAGAACTGGGTGCCCCGCACGGTGGTCCGGTTCGAGCTCGGCATGCGGGTCGATTACCTCGAAGCCAAGCGTTCCGCGCGGATCATGGTGGACACCGCCGGCCGCAAGCGCGAGTCGTGCGGCCTGATCCTGGAGCAGCAGCGGAACATGGTGGGTTTCTACGGGTACAACTCCGGGAACAACTACACCTACGGGTTCCTGAACGACCCGAACCTGCCCGCGTACAAGACCGTGGCCGCGTCCGGGACGGGCAGTTCGACCCTGTGGTCGACCAAGAACTTCCAGGAGATCACCGCCGACCTGATCACCGCCTTCGCCCAACTCCAGACCCAGTCCCAGGACACGATCAACCCGGAAGACGTGCCGACGACCCTGGCACTGGCGACGGCGGACTACCAGTACCTGTCCGTGACCACCGACTTCGGTCTGTCGGTCCGCGAGTGGCTCCGCCAGACGTACCCGAAGTGCCGGGTCGTGTCGGCCCCGCAACTGAACGGCGCGAACGGCGGTGCGAACGTGTTCTACATCTACGCCGACGCGGTGAGGGACCTGTCCTCGGACGACGGCAAGACGTTCGCCCAGCTCGTCCCGGCCAAGTTCCAGGTGCTCGGCGTGCAGCAGCTCACGAAAGGCTACGAGGAGGACTACTCGAACGCCACCGCCGGCGTGATGGTGAAACGTCCGTGGGCCTGCGTTCGGTATAGCGGCATTTAATTCTCACAAACCGAAGGATCGCGTATGCATCACATCTATTCAACGATGGCCAACAACAACGAGTACGTCCGCTACAGCCAGCACGGCCCCAACGGGGTCAACGTGGCCGAGCGGTCGGTGCTGATCAAGGGCGGGGCGGGGGTGAATAAAAAGCACCTCCAGACCCCGCTCGGCGTCCACACCGCCGTGGAAGACGCGGACATGGAGTGGCTGAAGGACGACTTCGCTTTCAAGCAGCACATGGCGAACGGGTACATCGTCGTGCAGAAGCATAAGACCGATCCCGAAGTGGCGGCCGCGGACATGGTGACTCATGACCGCAAGACCGACGCCTGCCCGATCGTCCCCCAGGATTTCAAGGACGATGCCAAGAAAGAGACTCTGAAGCCCGTGGTGAACAAGAAGGCTAAAGCGGCGTAACGGAGGATCGGGTGGGCTGCATCAACTACAACGATCCGGCCTTCCGGGCTCTCTTCTCCCTTATGCCAACACGGTCCTCTACCCGGCCACGATGGTTCAGGCGTTCTGGGACACGGCGACCGCGTATGTCAGTAACCGCAAAGGCGGGTGCTACACGGGCGGCATGACCGCGGCCCAGCAGACGCTGGCTCTCAACCAGATGACGGCGCATCTCCTCTACCTGTCGGGGTTGATCCAGGCGGGCAACACGCCGGGGGTGATGACGGGCGCCACGATCGACAAAATCAGCGTCACCCTGGAACCACCGCCGGCCCCGAACGCGTGGCAGTATTGGCTGCAATCGAGCCCTTACGGTCAGCAACTGCTCGCGCTGTTACAGGTGGCTTCGGCGGGCGGCTTCTACGTCACGACAAGCGTTCCGGGGCAAGCCGGATTCCGGTTCGGGAACGGCTGGTAATGGAAGTCAAGCGCGGCAACCCCAAGGCGTTCGAGACGCTGGCCGCGAAACTGAAAGAACTCTCGGGAATCGAAACGAAAGTCGGATGGTTCCCCTCAGCAACCTACGAGGACGGAACGCCTGTCGCCCTTGTGGCATCCGTTCAGGAATTCGGTCACGGTCCGATCCCACCCCGCCCGTTCTTCCGGCCGACGATCGCTGCGGAAGAAAACAACTGGAAACAGTACGCCGCTCAAGGGGCAAAAGCCGTCCTGAAGGGTTCACTCACAGCGTTCGCAGTGATGGACGGACTCGGAGAACGAGCCCAGGAAGACGTAAAAGAAACGATCAACCAGATCACATCCCCGCCGCTCTCACCCATCACCTTGGAACTCCGCGCGATGAAGTACAAGAACCCGGCTCTGAAAATCACCGGCGCGACCGTCGGCGAAGCCGCCGCGCGTGTTCGCCAACCCGGCTACCAATTGGCAAGCGGAACACCAGACAAACCGTTAATCGACTCAAAGCTCATGATTACAACCCTGACGCATACGACCGAAACGAAATGATTCCCGGCGCGAATATCTTGGGGATGGCCTTCCGCGTCCTCGGGAAGCAGTGTTTTCAGTATTACGCCTACCAGTCCCGCACCCCAAACGACGTCGGGCAATACGTCACCACGTATGCCCCGCCGGTCACGTTTTACGGGAGCGTCCAACCGGTCCCCCGCGACCTCTACGAGCGGTACGGCCTGGAGTTCCAGCGGAGCTACGTGAACGTCTACCTTCAGCGAAACGTCATCGACGTGGCTCGGGATGTGTCGGGTGATCAGATCGTGTTCAACGGCGCGACCTACCAGTGCGTCTCAAAAACCGCGTGGGACGCCATCGACGGCTGGGACGCCGTTCTCTGCGTTCTGATTACGGAGCCGGCGGCGTGCTGAGGGACTTCTCCGCCTCGCGAAGGTAGAAGTCGTCTTTCGCTTGCCTCACCCGGTTGCGGTATGCCATGTCATTTTTGCTCGGAGCGAGCGAGAGAAGAGCGGCAGCGATCCATCCGATGAGTGTCCACCCGGCCAGAAGATTGACCCAAAAACAGAGGGGCAGAGCGGCGCTCTTATTCCACGCGGCCAACAGAGTCGGCAGGAAATAGAAGGTCAGAATCAGCCACAGCTTCGGATCGCTCGCGAGCAAAGTGAGATCAGTGGTTAAAGAAGTGTCGGCATCCATAAGTCCTCCATCCGTTAAAGCCCGTTAAGCATAACAAATTGGGTAAGAATGTCAAATGTTAGATAACCAACTGATATCCCTGGTTATCAGCACCATCATCGCCCAGGAAGCGGCTGCCGGGATTCCCGGAACCCCCCTCGCGCAGGCCTTCCAGCCGACGCAGCAAGGGGTGAACACCGTGCCGACCGTCTACCTCTACAAGGTCGGCGACAAGCGGTACGGGTTCCGCGGCGTGACCGACATCTGGAACGTCCAAACCAGTCAGATGGTCCACACGGAAACGCAGCAGTACGAAACCACCCTCCAGTTCAGCGCCCTGGCCACCCAAAACCCAGCGACGCCGTCCCAGTACACCGCGTCCGACATCCTGAATCTGGTCGCTTACATCGTGCAGAGCAGCGCGACTGTCGCGGCGTTGGAAGCTCAGGGAGTCGGGGTCGAGCGGGTGACGGACGTGCGGAACCCGTACTTTTCCGATGATCGCGACCGCTTCGAGGCGTCCCCGAACTTCGACGTCGTCCTCACGCACAAGCAGATCATCACCACTACCACGCCGATCCTGCAAACCACCGAGATTCAAATCGCGACCGTGTGATCACGGACCAGCACCCGAAAAACACAGGAGAATCAAATGCCTATCCCAATTTCAAACTACGTCGCGATCACGTCCGGCATCGGCGCGGCCTCGAACGTCTCCACCCGCAACCTCGGGGCTCTCATCATCACGGGCAACGCGCTCGTCCCGACCGGTGTGGTCAAGAACTTCACCTCGGCAGCAGACGTCGGCACGTACTTCGGCACCGGGTCGGAAGAATACGCCCGCGCCGAGTTTTATTTCGGGTGGGTGAGCAAGGACACTACCGTCCCCCAACAGATCAGCTTCTGGTTCTGGAACGACGACGCAGCGACCGCCGACCTCATCTACGGCGCCAGCGCGACCTACGCACTCGCCACCTTCACCGCCATCACGTCCGGCGAACTCGACCTGACGATGGGCGGGTTCACCCACACGATCACGGGCATCAACCTCGGCTCGGCCGGCAGCCTCGCGGCGGTCGCGGCGGACATCCAGACGGCCATCCAGGCGTACAGCGCGGGTGGGGCCGCGTGGACGGGCGCGACCGTCGCCTATGATTCGACCAACAGCCGCTTCACGCTCATCGGCGGGGCGACCGGGGCGGACACGATCGCCGTGACGACGGCCGTGAGCAACGACCTCGCCGGACCTTTAGGCTGGTTGACGGGAGCAATCCTCTCCAACGGAACGGCGGCGCAGTCGATCGCCACCAACCTCAACGAATTGATCAGCGTCAGTAACAACTTCGGCTCGTTTACTACCACCTTCGCGCTGGCCCTGACGCTCTCCAACACCACGGCCGCCGCGACCTGGAACAACAGCCTCACCCCGAACATCCAGTTCATCTACTCGGTCAACGTCACCCCGGCGAACGCCTCGACGTGGAACGCGGCCCTGGCCAACATCGGTGGAGTTTCCCTCACCCTGCAATCCCCCGCTCCCGTTGCCACCGCGGAATACCCCGAGATGGCCCCGATGATGATCCTGGCCGCGACCGACTACACCCAGCGCAACAGCGTGCAGAACTATATGTTCCAGCAATTCGCCCTGACTCCCTCGGTCACGACCTCTGCATTCCAGCAAACCTACGACGCCCTCCTGATCAATTACTACGGGCAGACCCAGACCGCCGGGCAGTTGCTTTCCTTCTACCAGCGCGGGGTCATGCTAGGACTCCCGGTCAACCCGTCCGACCAGAACGTGTACGCCGACGAGATCTGGTTCAAGGACGCCCTCGGCGCGGCCCTGATGAATCTGCTCTTGGCCCTCTCCCAGGTTCCGGCCAATGCCGCCGGGCAGGTGCAGATCCTTTCCACCTTGCAGAGCATCATCAACCAGGCCCTGTTCAACGGCACCATTTCCGTCGGCAAGACCCTCTCGGTCAATCAGCAGCTTTACATCGCCCAGGTGACCGGCAGTTCTACGGCCTGGAAGCAGGTCCAAAACATCGGTTACTGGGTGAACGTGGTCATCGAACCCTACGTCGTCGACGGGGTCACCGAATACAAGGCGGTCTACACATTAATATATTCCAAAGATGATGACATCAGACTGATTCAAGGCTCTGATATCTTGATTTAATCACCTCGGATCTATGACCAGCAATTTAGTCACCTACGAAACTGCCTCAACTTTATTGAGTTATGAGCCTGAGACCGGACTCGTCCGTCGACGCAAAACGGGAAAGGTCGCTGGCACCCTGACGGACAATGGGTACATCCGCATCGTGATTCAGGGCAAAGAGCACAAGGCACATCGCCTTGCGTGGCTGTTAATGACTGGCAAATGGCCCATTCAGGTGGATCACATCAACGGTGCCCGCGCCGACAACCGGTGGATCAATTTGCGCGAGACCACCCAAGCCGAAAACACTCGGAATTGCAAACTCTACAAGTCTTCAAAGTCTGGCGTCCCGGGGGTTCATTGGAACAAGGCAAAAAAGAGGTGGCAGGTTTACATCAGTGATCGAGGCGCAATGCTTCATCTTGGATTTTTCGCGGAGTTTGATGCCGCAGTGGCGACTCGTAAGCAGGCGGAGCGGGCTCTAAATTATCACGAAAATCACGGCAGATCAGACACAATAGGAGTATCAGCATGAGTAACGACATCACTGGCTTTGGCTCGGCGATCAGCCTCGTCGCGTCCAGCACTTTTCCGGTCGGCATCGCGATCACCCAACTGGCCGACGATTCCGATCCGTTCGACATGTCGAGCGTGAAGATCGCCGACACCGCGATGGGCGTGAACGGGGACCTCATCAAGTGGAGCCGGGCGATCGGTAAACCGGTCACCATCAGCGTCATCCCGGGGTCGCTCGACGACATCAATCTGGCCACCCTCGCGGCCGCGAACAACGCCACTCAGGGGCAGGCGAATGCCCAGGACGTCATTACGATCACCATCCTTTACCCCGACGGGAGTGTCATTACGTTCTCGAACGGGTTCCTCACGGATGCCCCGTTCGGTAGTTCGCTGGCGAGCAGTGGTCGTTTAAAAACAAAGACTTATGGCTTCATGTTCCAAGCCATCACGGGCACGGTGTAGCATGGACCTCCGCGATCCGAAAGCGATTACCCTGACCGACGGCGACGGCCGCGACCGGCCCTTCATCCTGTCCAAGATGCCGGCGTTCGAGGGCCTAGAAATCATGGCTCGATACCCCACCAGCCTCGCTATGGCGGCCGTCCCCAAACTTAGCGACTGGCCCGTAGTGGAAGACCTTCAGCGCAAAATCCTGAAGTACGCGGCCGTCGAGATCAACGGCAAGCCTGTCCCCTTGACCACCCAGGCCCTGATCGACAACCACGTCGGCGACTGGGAGTGCCTGGCCAAGCTCCTCCTCGCGGAGGTGCAGTACAACAACAGTTTTTTTCGGAACGGGACGATCTCCGATTTCTTCGCCGACATCATGCGGACGTCCCTCGCGAAGATCCAAGAAATCTTGACCCCCTCCTCGCCGCCGTCATCGACGCCAAACTCGCCACCCTCCACGAACTGAGAACGGTGTACACCATTGAGGACGCGTGGCTCCTGTGGGAGGTCATCGCCGTTTCCGCGCATAACGAGTGGCTGGCGGCGGAACACACCCGGAAGGAACGGAAATGACCATTCTCGATACCTTCCTTCTCGTCTTTAAGACCGACATCCCGAAGGAAGCCGGTGCCGACATCGCCAAACTCGACAAGCAACTCGACGAGATGGGCAAGAAGGGGAAGAAGCGGACCGAGGACGAAAACAAGCAGTACGAAGTCCTCAAGAAGCAGCGCAAGGAACTCCTCGACGCCACCAAGCAGCAGCGGCAAGAGACCGACAAACTCGGGGATTCGTTCGCCGGGATGATCGAGAACGCCGTCGGGGCGGTCACCGCCTACGCCACGTTCGGGGCGCTGAAGACCGCCCTCATCGACGCCAACAAGCTAAACTCGTCACTGACGATTCTGGGCAAGACGTTCAGTCAAAGTCCGCGGGACATCAAGGCGTTCGGGCAAGCCCTTCAACTCTCGGGCGGCGACGCCCAGTCCCTGTACAACTTCGTGGCGGCCGAGGGCACCGATCTGGCGGGCAAGCGGCTCCCGTTCGACCTCAAGCGGGCCATCGAGAACATCCACACCAACGTCCAGAACGATCCGTCCTTCCTGACCAAGCTCTTGCAAGTCCCGGGCGGCGCGGGCCTCGCGCCCCTGGTCGCGTTGCCGGATGGCGAGTTCCGCAAGAAGCTCGACGAAGGGTTCGCCTTCGCCGGGTCGGACAAGGACTTCCAGGCCGCGCTTGCGAACGAGAAGTCGGCCTCCGAGAGAAACATCGCGTTCGGCAAGCTGGCGACCGAGGTCGACACGGACCTGGCGGGCGTCATCAAACGGTTGAATGCCGCCCTGACCCGGCTGGCGGAAACGTTTGAAGGGCACCCCGGTCGGACGGAAGCGGCGGGACTGTTGGGAGCGCTCGGCGGCTTGAAATTAGGGA is a window of Fimbriiglobus ruber DNA encoding:
- a CDS encoding structural cement protein Gp24, whose amino-acid sequence is MVASFQSTVNIWSAAGVVGELAFEGPNRVAPYNLFSSGTPNLVGNAFTVSSGGNPEPSGNSAVAGTATVGGSGVFGGILVNPKDYASYGTTNGPLNPTLVLPDYSVGFLATMGYWWVSLPGPANVGDLVTYDPLTGNLNSITPTTSFTGTISTTTLTVSAVSAGQLAVGQIISGSGVTPGTRITALGTGTGYTGTYTISVSQTVSSATAMTAANQPAPAFAASAAYITTSTGVDTLHIATLTSGEVLLGQQVFGTGVAPNTVITAFGSGTGGTGTYTLNTSGQTVASSGSPEAMTGPSNLFVPNCVVDRFTTNTTGGLAVIKLTN
- a CDS encoding major capsid family protein translates to METITHSALDGHSVRPLVFKNVEDYDDLHRIGLGGFDEIMSGGLADRFAADSIQTGVTTASIPVQLQFLQQFLPGFVYVMTAARKIDELIGINTAGNWEDEEVVQGVIENTGTAVPYGDETNVPLASWNENWVPRTVVRFELGMRVDYLEAKRSARIMVDTAGRKRESCGLILEQQRNMVGFYGYNSGNNYTYGFLNDPNLPAYKTVAASGTGSSTLWSTKNFQEITADLITAFAQLQTQSQDTINPEDVPTTLALATADYQYLSVTTDFGLSVREWLRQTYPKCRVVSAPQLNGANGGANVFYIYADAVRDLSSDDGKTFAQLVPAKFQVLGVQQLTKGYEEDYSNATAGVMVKRPWACVRYSGI
- a CDS encoding DUF4054 domain-containing protein → MVQAFWDTATAYVSNRKGGCYTGGMTAAQQTLALNQMTAHLLYLSGLIQAGNTPGVMTGATIDKISVTLEPPPAPNAWQYWLQSSPYGQQLLALLQVASAGGFYVTTSVPGQAGFRFGNGW
- a CDS encoding phage collar protein, which translates into the protein MAFRVLGKQCFQYYAYQSRTPNDVGQYVTTYAPPVTFYGSVQPVPRDLYERYGLEFQRSYVNVYLQRNVIDVARDVSGDQIVFNGATYQCVSKTAWDAIDGWDAVLCVLITEPAAC
- a CDS encoding superinfection immunity protein, encoding MDADTSLTTDLTLLASDPKLWLILTFYFLPTLLAAWNKSAALPLCFWVNLLAGWTLIGWIAAALLSLAPSKNDMAYRNRVRQAKDDFYLREAEKSLSTPPAP
- a CDS encoding phage gateway protein — its product is MLDNQLISLVISTIIAQEAAAGIPGTPLAQAFQPTQQGVNTVPTVYLYKVGDKRYGFRGVTDIWNVQTSQMVHTETQQYETTLQFSALATQNPATPSQYTASDILNLVAYIVQSSATVAALEAQGVGVERVTDVRNPYFSDDRDRFEASPNFDVVLTHKQIITTTTPILQTTEIQIATV
- a CDS encoding DUF3383 family protein, with product MPIPISNYVAITSGIGAASNVSTRNLGALIITGNALVPTGVVKNFTSAADVGTYFGTGSEEYARAEFYFGWVSKDTTVPQQISFWFWNDDAATADLIYGASATYALATFTAITSGELDLTMGGFTHTITGINLGSAGSLAAVAADIQTAIQAYSAGGAAWTGATVAYDSTNSRFTLIGGATGADTIAVTTAVSNDLAGPLGWLTGAILSNGTAAQSIATNLNELISVSNNFGSFTTTFALALTLSNTTAAATWNNSLTPNIQFIYSVNVTPANASTWNAALANIGGVSLTLQSPAPVATAEYPEMAPMMILAATDYTQRNSVQNYMFQQFALTPSVTTSAFQQTYDALLINYYGQTQTAGQLLSFYQRGVMLGLPVNPSDQNVYADEIWFKDALGAALMNLLLALSQVPANAAGQVQILSTLQSIINQALFNGTISVGKTLSVNQQLYIAQVTGSSTAWKQVQNIGYWVNVVIEPYVVDGVTEYKAVYTLIYSKDDDIRLIQGSDILI
- a CDS encoding HNH endonuclease signature motif containing protein, coding for MTSNLVTYETASTLLSYEPETGLVRRRKTGKVAGTLTDNGYIRIVIQGKEHKAHRLAWLLMTGKWPIQVDHINGARADNRWINLRETTQAENTRNCKLYKSSKSGVPGVHWNKAKKRWQVYISDRGAMLHLGFFAEFDAAVATRKQAERALNYHENHGRSDTIGVSA
- a CDS encoding phage tail fiber protein is translated as MSNDITGFGSAISLVASSTFPVGIAITQLADDSDPFDMSSVKIADTAMGVNGDLIKWSRAIGKPVTISVIPGSLDDINLATLAAANNATQGQANAQDVITITILYPDGSVITFSNGFLTDAPFGSSLASSGRLKTKTYGFMFQAITGTV